In the Phaseolus vulgaris cultivar G19833 chromosome 7, P. vulgaris v2.0, whole genome shotgun sequence genome, one interval contains:
- the LOC137828480 gene encoding uncharacterized protein: MPPMKIQPIHVDDLDDPQKLPVVRNDPVKPVLKSRFKRLFVFDRQFSNVLKISSSSDKPTSGEPPQSNGRDTAAEFEPSSVCLDKMVQSFIEESNEKPATAKCGRNRCNCFNGNNNDSSDEELDIFGESISSGSVGDASDLLKSLIPCASAVERNLLADTSKIVDKNSKVYKRKDDLKKIVTESLSSLGYDSSICISKWDKTPTFPAGEYEYIDVIVEGERLIIDIDFRSEFDIARSTGTYKAILQSLPFIFVGKSDRLCQIVASVSEAAKQSLKKKGMHVPPWRKADYMLAKWLSNSWTRTNPSSSSNDNGSTENLSVGDSAAAETDCGELELIFGEKISSPELETCCSGERNLPPVATPTWQPPALKVRSVERGTKVVTGLASLLKDKP; this comes from the exons ATGCCTCCAATGAAGATCCAACCCATCCATGTTGATGATCTGGATGATCCACAGAAGCTACCGGTGGTTCGGAACGACCCTGTTAAGCCGGTGCTGAAGTCGCGCTTCAAAAGGCTGTTTGTGTTTGACCGTCAGTTTTCAAATGTGCTGAAGATTTCCTCCTCCTCGGATAAACCCACCTCCGGCGAGCCTCCTCAGTCCAACGGAAGAGACACGGCTGCGGAGTTTGAGCCGAGTTCCGTCTGCTTGGACAAAATGGTGCAGAGTTTCATAGAAGAGAGCAACGAGAAACCGGCCACTGCAAAATGTGGTCGCAACCGCTGCAACTGCTTCAACGGCAACAACAACGACAGCTCCGACGAGGAACTCGACATCTTCGGTGAATCTATTTCCTCTGGCTCGGTCGGCGATGCCAGTGACTTACTCAAG AGCTTGATTCCTTGTGCGAGTGCTGTGGAGAGAAACCTCTTAGCTGACACATCCAAGATTGTTGACAAGAACAGCAAGGTCTACAAGCGAAAAGACGATTTAAAGAAGATCGTTACCGAAAGCCTCTCGTCTCTCGGTTACGATTCTTCCATATGCATATCTAAATGGGACAAAACCCCAACCTTCCCTGCTG GTGAATATGAATACATCGATGTGATTGTTGAAGGTGAGAGGCTGATAATTGATATCGATTTCCGATCGGAGTTCGACATAGCTCGATCCACAGGAACCTACAAGGCGATTCTTCAATCCCTGCCGTTCATTTTTGTTGGGAAATCGGATCGTCTCTGCCAGATCGTCGCCTCTGTGTCGGAGGCAGCGAAGCAGAGCTTGAAGAAGAAAGGGATGCATGTCCCCCCTTGGAGGAAGGCGGACTACATGTTAGCCAAGTGGCTCTCCAACTCCTGGACCAGGACGAatccttcgtcttcctccaACGACAATGGCTCCACGGAGAACTTGAGCGTCGGCGACAGTGCTGCGGCCGAGACTGATTGTGGTGAATTAGAACTGATCTTCGGCGAAAAAATATCGTCGCCGGAGTTGGAGACATGTTGCAGTGGCGAGAGGAACCTGCCACCGGTTGCGACGCCGACGTGGCAGCCACCTGCATTGAAAGTGAGGAGTGTTGAGAGAGGAACAAAAGTGGTCACCGGATTAGCCTCTCTTCTCAAGGACAAGCCATAA